GCGAACTGCAGCCCGAACCCGGTCTTGAGGAACGGATCGATATGGCCTGTCGTCATGCCGAACTGCTGGCCGATGAATACGGTCAGGAGCGCGGTGCGATAAAAATGCGGAAATATCTGGGTTGGTATGTAAAGGGTTTCCCCGGAGCTTCCAGTCTTCGGCCGTTGCTTTTTCAGGTGGAATCGACGGCTGATATCGTGAGAATTTTCAAAGAATACCTGAGTGGACCGCTTTCCCGTCGCGCTGTTGACGATTAACTTCAAAATCCGCAACAACGGTGGCTAAAAGGTTGCCGACGAGCAACATGATTGGTATATTGACCGTCAATAATTCGGCAAAAAAGAGCGTTTTGATATAAGGTTTTGCAAATGAAGATACTGAGCATTGCACTTCAGAAAAACGGATCGCTGATCGGTCCGTCGTTTGAGCTTATCGAAGCCGCCAAATCCTTGGGCGGTGAGATGATGACGGCGATCCTGGCCGAAAACGCCGAGCCGTTGGCCAACGAGCTGGCGCAACGAGGCGGCGGCAAAGTTCTGGCCGTCTCCAATGCCGCTCTCAAAGATTACAACGATCAGGTTTATGCCAAAACGCTGGGTGAATTGATCGCTAAGTACAGCCCGGATCTGATCCTCGGTCCGGCCACTTTCTACGGCAGCGCTCTGATGAGCCGTCTGGCCGCAAAAACTTCAGGAAACATGATCTCCGACGCTACCGGATTGAAAACCGACGGCGACAACGTGGTCGTAACACGCCCCGGTTACGGCGGCTCGGTGGTTTCCGAGATGGTCAAAACAGGGGCCGGTCCGCTGTTCGTTTCGGTGCGCGGCAAGTCATTCAACGAATCGAAGGAAGGTTCCGGTGAAGTTGTCACAGAAACGGTCGATGCGTCCTGTTTCGAGTCCGGAACGACAGTTAAGGAAATAGCTTCCGGTTCCGGCGGAGCGGTAACGCTCAATGAAGCGGATGTGATCGTGTCAGCCGGTCGCGGTATCAAAGGGGCCGAACATCTGGCGTTAATCGAGGATCTGGCAAAAGCTCTCGGTGGGGCAACGGGCGCCTCACGCGCCATCGTTGACGCCGGTTGGGCGCCGTATTCGATGCAGGTAGGGCAGACCGGTAAAACGGTCAACCCGAAGCTCTACTTCGCGGTAGGTATCTCCGGTGCAATCCAGCACCTCGTTGGAATGCGCTCCTCGGGTACGATCGTGGCGATCAATAAAGATAAGGATGCTCCGATCTTCAACGTCGCAAATTATGGAATCGTCGGCGATTTGTTCGAGGTTGTCCCGGCCCTGACGGCCAAGGTGAAGGCCGCGCAAGGCTGATTCTCTCTCGCAATTAACGGAATTAAGAAAGCCCGCAGTGCTCAGCGCCGCGGGCCTTTTCATAATCGTGATTGGACGACAGTCTATAATTCTACTGTAATATCCGCTTGTTTAGTATCAGTGCCGCAGACATTTTGGACCATCAGAGTTATGGTGTAATCGCCGGATGCCTTATATGTATGTGAAGCGGCTGAAGCACTACCCGAAACTTCATCTTCATCGTCATCACCCCAGTATATGTAACCGGTGCCCCAATTCCCCGACTCCCATGAGATCATGACAAGCCCACCTGATTCTGCTACAACATAGGTGAAGCTGGGATCGGGCAATTCGTCAATTACCACCACCGTATCGGCGTTCGTACGCGTGTCGGAATTGCCCGCGTCGTCGGTTACGGTGAGACTGATGTAATAAGTTCCGGCAGCTGCGTATTGGTGAACCGGCGATTCATCGTTGGAGGTAACACCATCACCGAAATTCCATCCCCAACCGGTCACATTACAACCACTCGTTTCGGTGAACTGAACGTCCTGATTAATACAGACAGTGTCGACGTTCACCTCAAAGTCGGCGGTTGGACCGGTTACTTCGATGGAGTCGGTTAACGTATCGGCGGAACTGCCGCCCGGACCGTAGACTTCCACCGACACCTGATACGAACCAATAACGGTATAGTTGTGTGATACCGTATCGAAGCTGTATAGTGTTTCAACGGCGCCGTCACCGAAATCGAAGACGAACGAGTCGATGGTACACTGGTCGAAGGTTACGAACTTGGCTTCGAACGGAGCGCAGTTTTCAATCGGACCACTGATGGCAAGCATCGTGGCCGGTCCGAGTACGGTCAGGCTCTGGTTGAGGACTTTCGAT
This is a stretch of genomic DNA from Candidatus Zixiibacteriota bacterium. It encodes these proteins:
- a CDS encoding electron transfer flavoprotein subunit alpha/FixB family protein, which codes for MKILSIALQKNGSLIGPSFELIEAAKSLGGEMMTAILAENAEPLANELAQRGGGKVLAVSNAALKDYNDQVYAKTLGELIAKYSPDLILGPATFYGSALMSRLAAKTSGNMISDATGLKTDGDNVVVTRPGYGGSVVSEMVKTGAGPLFVSVRGKSFNESKEGSGEVVTETVDASCFESGTTVKEIASGSGGAVTLNEADVIVSAGRGIKGAEHLALIEDLAKALGGATGASRAIVDAGWAPYSMQVGQTGKTVNPKLYFAVGISGAIQHLVGMRSSGTIVAINKDKDAPIFNVANYGIVGDLFEVVPALTAKVKAAQG